Proteins found in one Candidatus Poribacteria bacterium genomic segment:
- a CDS encoding RluA family pseudouridine synthase has translation MNNETQVYDIQEDQRGTRLDRFLINATEGISRTYLQRLIRDGDVTVNGKVGKQPSYVLRDGDRVYLTLPPPRPLDTAQPEQIPLDILHEDSHLIVLNKPAGMLVHPANGVNVGTLVNALLGHCTDLSGIGGVERPGIVHRLDKGTSGVLVVAKTDVVHRGLSVQFERHSITRQYVAVVCGAPTETAGTIDARIARSRRDRRRMTTVETGGRHAVTHYEVLERYPQFARVQLTLETGRLHQIRVHLQHVGHPVVGDTVYGGEQRALNDADTPQLKQMLAQLKRQALHARLLGFEHPATAEQLTFSAEMPKDMQRIVDALQQSKTVSA, from the coding sequence TCTCGGACCTATCTCCAACGGTTGATTCGCGATGGCGATGTCACCGTCAATGGCAAGGTTGGTAAACAACCGAGTTATGTGCTGCGGGACGGTGATCGGGTCTATCTAACGCTTCCACCACCGCGCCCTCTGGACACTGCCCAACCTGAGCAAATTCCACTCGACATCCTTCACGAGGATAGCCACTTAATCGTTCTGAATAAACCCGCGGGGATGCTTGTTCATCCTGCGAATGGGGTGAATGTTGGCACGCTGGTGAATGCATTGCTGGGGCACTGCACAGACCTTTCGGGTATCGGAGGTGTCGAGCGACCGGGGATTGTCCACAGGCTGGATAAGGGGACATCAGGGGTGCTCGTTGTTGCGAAAACGGATGTCGTGCATCGCGGACTCTCCGTTCAATTTGAACGTCATAGCATCACACGCCAATACGTTGCTGTCGTGTGTGGCGCGCCTACGGAAACCGCGGGGACGATTGATGCTCGAATTGCGCGGAGCCGACGGGATCGCAGGCGGATGACGACGGTTGAAACAGGCGGACGGCATGCCGTCACGCATTATGAGGTTTTAGAGAGGTATCCGCAATTCGCGCGTGTTCAACTGACGTTGGAAACCGGGCGACTCCATCAGATTCGTGTGCATCTGCAACATGTTGGACACCCAGTGGTCGGTGATACGGTTTATGGTGGTGAACAACGCGCTTTGAACGATGCCGATACGCCGCAACTGAAACAGATGCTCGCGCAACTGAAACGGCAGGCGTTGCATGCCCGTTTGCTCGGATTTGAGCATCCCGCAACGGCGGAACAGTTGACGTTTTCAGCGGAGATGCCGAAAGACATGCAACGGATTGTAGATGCCTTACAGCAGTCGAAAACTGTCAGCGCGTA